The Streptomyces sp. NBC_01268 genome window below encodes:
- a CDS encoding menaquinone biosynthetic enzyme MqnA/MqnD family protein encodes MDNATDDHQRSRPRVGHIQFLNCLPLYWGLARTGTLLDLELTKDSPEKLSEQLVRGGLDIGPITLVEYLRNADDLVALPDIAVGCDGPVMSCVIVSQRPLDQLDGARVALGSTSRTSVRLAQLLLAERYGVRPDYYTCPPDLGLMMQEADAAVLIGDAALRASLHEAPRLGLQVHDLGLMWKDWTGLPFVFAVWAARKDFLAREPETVHDVHRAFLASRDLSLEEVAKVAEQAARWEAFDAELLERYFRTLDFRFGPEQLAGVREFARRTGPTTGFPADVRVELLEPAR; translated from the coding sequence GTGGACAATGCAACCGATGACCACCAGCGCAGCCGGCCCCGTGTCGGGCACATCCAGTTCCTGAACTGCCTTCCCCTCTACTGGGGCCTGGCGCGTACCGGAACGCTCCTCGATCTGGAGCTGACGAAGGACTCCCCGGAGAAGCTCAGCGAGCAGCTGGTGCGGGGCGGCCTCGACATCGGCCCGATCACCCTCGTCGAGTACCTCCGCAACGCGGACGACCTGGTCGCCCTGCCGGACATCGCCGTCGGCTGCGACGGGCCCGTCATGTCCTGCGTGATCGTCTCGCAGCGGCCCCTGGACCAGCTGGACGGGGCGCGGGTGGCGCTCGGCTCCACCTCGCGCACCTCCGTGCGCCTGGCGCAGCTGCTGCTCGCCGAGCGGTACGGCGTGCGCCCGGACTACTACACGTGCCCGCCCGACCTCGGCCTGATGATGCAGGAGGCGGACGCGGCCGTGCTGATCGGCGACGCCGCGCTGCGGGCCTCCCTGCACGAGGCGCCGCGGCTCGGGCTCCAGGTCCACGACCTGGGGCTGATGTGGAAGGACTGGACGGGGCTGCCGTTCGTCTTCGCCGTGTGGGCGGCCCGCAAGGACTTCCTGGCCCGCGAGCCGGAGACCGTCCACGACGTGCACCGGGCCTTCCTGGCCTCGCGCGACCTCTCCCTGGAGGAGGTCGCGAAGGTGGCCGAGCAGGCGGCCCGCTGGGAGGCCTTCGACGCGGAGCTCCTGGAGCGGTACTTCCGGACGCTCGACTTCCGATTCGGGCCCGAGCAGCTCGCCGGGGTCCGCGAGTTCGCCCGCAGGACCGGCCCGACGACCGGGTTCCCCGCGGACGTACGCGTGGAACTCCTCGAACCGGCCCGCTAG